One window of Bacillus sp. THAF10 genomic DNA carries:
- a CDS encoding endonuclease, with protein sequence MSAAGSGTWSSPFTVSQANSNQDGSTKSVEGYVVGQPTATNTVVTSNFPNDYALALADSPSETNTANMTYVQIPSSFRSGYGLKSNPDLMGKKLKVTGSLAAYFSHSGVKNTSAFEVVDGGTTDPTDPPPSYGEYYSSAEGKTGAALKTALHNIIDDHQKLSYDAVWDALRNTDEDPANSNNVLLLYTGRSQSKFTNGGGVDDWNREHVWAKSHGDFGTAQGPGTDLHHLRPTDVTVNSSRGNLDFDNGGSQSSEAPGNYYDSDSWEPRDEVKGDVARMIFYMAVRYEGDSGELDLEINNLVNNGSAPFHGKLSVLLQWHAQDPVDAREIRRNNIIFETYQGNRNPFIDHPEFAEMIW encoded by the coding sequence ATGAGTGCTGCAGGTTCCGGTACTTGGAGCTCTCCGTTTACTGTCAGTCAAGCAAACTCCAATCAAGACGGTTCTACTAAATCTGTCGAAGGGTATGTTGTCGGTCAGCCAACTGCAACCAATACCGTAGTTACGAGCAATTTCCCGAACGACTACGCATTAGCGTTAGCCGACAGCCCGTCTGAAACAAACACAGCGAACATGACCTATGTTCAAATTCCATCTTCCTTCCGTTCAGGCTATGGATTGAAGAGCAACCCTGACTTAATGGGGAAAAAACTGAAGGTAACTGGTTCTTTAGCAGCCTACTTCTCTCATTCTGGTGTGAAAAATACTTCTGCATTTGAGGTAGTGGATGGAGGGACCACAGATCCTACTGACCCACCACCAAGCTATGGTGAGTATTACAGCTCTGCAGAAGGGAAAACAGGAGCGGCATTAAAAACAGCGCTACATAACATCATCGACGATCACCAAAAGCTATCCTATGATGCCGTATGGGATGCGTTGCGCAATACAGACGAAGACCCAGCAAACTCTAACAATGTTCTTTTACTGTATACCGGCCGTTCGCAATCCAAATTCACAAACGGAGGCGGAGTAGACGACTGGAACCGCGAGCATGTGTGGGCAAAATCCCACGGTGACTTTGGTACCGCACAAGGCCCTGGAACAGACCTTCACCACCTGCGCCCAACCGATGTGACTGTAAACTCCTCCAGAGGAAACCTGGACTTTGATAACGGTGGAAGCCAGAGCTCTGAAGCACCAGGAAACTATTATGACAGTGACTCCTGGGAACCACGTGACGAAGTAAAAGGCGACGTGGCACGCATGATTTTCTATATGGCGGTACGCTATGAAGGAGACAGCGGGGAGCTAGATTTAGAGATAAATAACTTAGTAAACAACGGCAGTGCCCCTTTCCACGGTAAACTGTCCGTCCTATTGCAATGGCACGCACAAGACCCAGTGGATGCAAGAGAAATCCGCCGCAACAATATCATTTTCGAAACCTACCAAGGAAACCGCAATCCATTCATCGACCACCCGGAATTTGCGGAGATGATTTGGTAG
- a CDS encoding pyridoxal phosphate-dependent aminotransferase family protein produces MVTTTYRDIFDKCQTNEGYFGDFRASGDDYFISPVIDSVPGPTIQYDGKEKVMWATNDYLGIANHPEIRNVSVETAVEWGVSGPMGCRMVSGNTNEHEALERELADFSDKEASILFNFGYLGIIGTICSLVGKDDVIIMDKLCHASIVDAAKLAVSNPRNIRVFRHNDMNSLEKLLKTVNKTRKGGILILTEGVFSMTGDIAKLDQICKLKEQYGARLFVDDAHGFGVMGATGKGAAEHFGVQDQVDIYLATFAKAFTAIGGFASASQEVIDWIRYNARTQIFAKSLPMIYVKSLRKTLEIVKAADENRNRLFDVSTKLADGLKDLGYFVADTESPILSVYVPGGDLEIGLPWIKFLRDNGVFLQAVMYPVIPKGMLMFRIIPTAAHTDDHINFTLEVFRELRDQQKMQLDINLKEVDRIYSTS; encoded by the coding sequence ATGGTTACAACTACATATCGGGATATTTTTGATAAGTGCCAAACCAATGAAGGGTATTTTGGTGATTTCAGGGCTTCCGGAGATGATTATTTTATTTCTCCAGTCATTGATTCTGTACCAGGACCAACGATTCAATATGATGGAAAAGAAAAAGTGATGTGGGCAACAAATGACTATTTGGGAATAGCTAATCACCCTGAAATTCGAAATGTTTCGGTTGAAACAGCTGTTGAATGGGGAGTTAGCGGTCCGATGGGTTGTCGAATGGTCAGTGGCAATACCAATGAGCATGAAGCATTGGAAAGAGAGCTTGCTGATTTTTCGGATAAAGAAGCGTCTATTCTCTTTAATTTTGGTTATCTAGGTATTATTGGAACGATATGCTCTCTTGTTGGAAAAGATGACGTCATCATCATGGACAAACTATGCCATGCTTCCATTGTCGATGCAGCGAAACTAGCCGTATCCAATCCTAGAAACATCCGAGTGTTTCGACATAATGACATGAATAGCTTGGAGAAACTATTAAAAACAGTCAACAAAACACGCAAAGGCGGCATTTTAATTTTGACAGAAGGCGTATTCAGTATGACTGGTGATATCGCTAAGCTTGATCAAATTTGCAAGCTTAAAGAACAATATGGGGCGAGATTGTTTGTTGATGATGCACACGGCTTTGGTGTGATGGGTGCAACAGGAAAAGGGGCTGCTGAACATTTTGGTGTTCAAGATCAAGTGGATATTTATTTAGCCACTTTCGCAAAGGCTTTTACAGCAATAGGCGGGTTTGCATCGGCCAGTCAAGAAGTAATCGATTGGATTCGGTACAATGCGAGAACTCAAATTTTTGCCAAAAGTCTTCCGATGATCTATGTAAAAAGTCTTCGAAAAACATTAGAAATCGTCAAAGCTGCAGACGAAAATCGAAATAGGTTATTTGACGTATCCACAAAATTAGCAGACGGGCTTAAAGATCTTGGTTATTTTGTAGCAGATACAGAATCGCCTATTCTTTCTGTTTATGTTCCTGGTGGCGACCTTGAAATCGGTCTTCCTTGGATAAAATTTTTAAGAGACAATGGGGTATTTTTGCAGGCTGTTATGTATCCTGTAATTCCAAAAGGAATGTTGATGTTTAGAATTATCCCAACTGCTGCTCACACCGATGACCACATTAACTTTACCTTAGAAGTATTCCGTGAACTCCGGGATCAGCAAAAGATGCAATTGGATATTAATTTAAAAGAGGTGGACCGTATTTACTCTACTTCTTAA
- a CDS encoding endonuclease/exonuclease/phosphatase family protein, with protein sequence MKIVTWNCGMAFRKKIHHVLPMKADILVIPECEAEEKWKGLDKELGIEPLLWFGKNRNKGLGVFSMNDSYQLKVHPSYSEYFRYIVPIEVTGKEEFILLAVWSQKANTKFESYIGQIYHAIKHYEALLEKPCIIVGDWNSNKVFDSIKRVGNHTTVVEHLKEKGIESGYHRYFNEEHGHETKPTHYFWRKHERPFHLDYLFASKSLLDRMRHFEVGSFDEWIAYSDHVPLMAEFD encoded by the coding sequence ATGAAAATCGTTACTTGGAACTGCGGGATGGCTTTTAGAAAAAAGATTCATCACGTGCTGCCTATGAAAGCGGATATTCTGGTTATTCCGGAGTGTGAAGCGGAGGAGAAGTGGAAGGGGCTCGATAAGGAGCTTGGAATTGAACCGTTACTTTGGTTTGGGAAAAACCGAAATAAAGGTCTTGGAGTATTCAGTATGAATGATTCCTATCAACTAAAGGTTCATCCCTCTTATAGTGAATACTTCCGTTACATCGTTCCAATTGAGGTTACCGGGAAAGAGGAATTTATCTTACTAGCAGTTTGGTCGCAGAAGGCCAACACAAAGTTTGAGAGTTACATAGGGCAAATCTATCATGCAATCAAACACTATGAGGCGCTGTTAGAAAAACCCTGCATCATCGTGGGTGATTGGAACAGCAATAAAGTATTCGATTCCATTAAAAGAGTCGGTAATCACACGACGGTGGTAGAGCATTTGAAAGAAAAAGGAATAGAAAGCGGGTATCACCGTTATTTTAACGAGGAGCATGGGCATGAAACCAAGCCAACTCACTATTTCTGGCGAAAGCATGAGCGACCATTTCATTTGGATTATCTCTTCGCCTCTAAAAGCCTTTTGGATAGAATGAGGCATTTTGAAGTGGGAAGTTTTGATGAGTGGATTGCTTATAGTGATCATGTGCCGTTGATGGCGGAGTTCGACTAG
- a CDS encoding metallophosphoesterase family protein: protein MPTRTIVISDIHGCFKEFKTTLENLEYQPGQDKLILLGDYIDRGPQSLEVVEYVMELSEHENVVVLGGNHEDMFISFLEEPEFNEENRFFRNGGKKTVESFCKPYQVYEVNPAAKQVILENYQKHIEFLKSLPDYYEDGDYIYVHAGVDLDLQNWKNTSKNDFRWLREAFWNQKNETGKTIVFGHTPTPFLHEHPTHGTGVKSNDIWYHPQQDRICIDGGCVFEGGKLNALVLED, encoded by the coding sequence TTGCCTACACGCACAATCGTAATTTCTGATATTCATGGCTGCTTCAAAGAGTTCAAAACCACTCTTGAAAATCTAGAATACCAACCAGGTCAGGACAAGCTCATCCTATTAGGCGATTACATCGATCGCGGTCCACAATCCCTAGAAGTGGTGGAGTATGTGATGGAGCTTTCCGAGCACGAGAATGTGGTGGTGCTTGGTGGTAATCATGAGGATATGTTCATTTCTTTTCTGGAGGAACCAGAATTTAATGAAGAAAACCGTTTCTTTAGAAATGGTGGAAAGAAAACGGTGGAGAGCTTTTGTAAACCGTATCAGGTTTATGAAGTTAATCCAGCGGCGAAGCAAGTGATTTTAGAAAACTATCAAAAGCATATCGAATTTTTGAAGAGTTTACCTGATTACTATGAGGATGGCGACTATATCTATGTTCATGCAGGCGTGGATCTCGACTTGCAGAACTGGAAAAATACGAGCAAAAATGATTTCCGCTGGCTTCGCGAGGCCTTTTGGAATCAGAAGAACGAGACTGGCAAAACAATCGTATTCGGCCATACACCTACTCCCTTTTTACATGAGCATCCAACCCATGGAACGGGCGTGAAATCCAACGACATCTGGTACCATCCCCAACAAGATCGCATTTGTATTGATGGGGGCTGTGTGTTTGAAGGTGGGAAGTTGAATGCGTTGGTGTTGGAGGACTAA
- a CDS encoding sigma 54-interacting transcriptional regulator has translation MKSLGMGVMLVDLMEIQPAVQRIADAIAAVLKIEVEIANKHFIRVAGTGEQKSSVLHKMEGDLVYQSALRTGGPVIIENPGYEEVCERCKFYQNCSETGEICTPITYKGQPIGVIGLLAFNEEQRRRLFENKEDILSFLYKMAELLSSKLHEHEMVEQLTRSSEKMARLINLVNEGIVVLDGNGIIQETNVKARILLEIEEEACELPPNVRSLFKEIVQDTAVEHQPFTVEINGRSKSFFIVKQKLSSIGRYTEFLLILQDIHEIQYLAEKVTKNQKRAFDKIVGTSAQIKEVKEYAYNVSQSPSTILIQGESGTGKEEFAKAIHFSSKRKDQPLVTVNCGAIPEHLLESELFGYDAGAFTGATKKGKPGKFELANKGTIFLDEIGEMPALLQVKLLRVLQQREVERVGGVTPIPVDVRVITATNRDLQEMVMQGTFREDLYYRLNVIPMILPPLRGRKEDIIALSEHFISSFNKEFNSNILGLGKDVKELMINYSWKGNVRELKNFIEYLFNFLSTGWITMDRAEALISKKLKLQKGDFDKKEISFSLEEMEKEMIIKAVTHVKSQSLNIEDASRLLGIGRATLFRKMNKYQIKT, from the coding sequence ATGAAATCCTTAGGTATGGGAGTGATGTTAGTGGATTTGATGGAGATTCAGCCGGCAGTTCAAAGGATTGCGGATGCCATTGCTGCTGTTTTGAAAATTGAAGTGGAGATAGCGAATAAGCATTTTATACGGGTAGCTGGGACTGGGGAGCAAAAATCGAGTGTCCTTCACAAGATGGAGGGGGACTTGGTGTATCAATCAGCTCTTCGAACAGGAGGACCAGTAATTATAGAGAATCCTGGATACGAGGAGGTTTGCGAGCGGTGTAAGTTTTATCAGAATTGTTCGGAGACAGGCGAAATCTGTACCCCTATTACCTATAAGGGTCAACCCATTGGTGTGATTGGATTGTTGGCTTTTAATGAGGAGCAGCGGAGACGGTTGTTTGAGAATAAAGAAGATATTTTATCTTTTCTTTATAAAATGGCAGAGCTTTTATCCAGTAAGCTTCATGAACATGAAATGGTGGAACAGCTCACTAGAAGCTCTGAGAAAATGGCTCGTCTGATTAATCTCGTAAATGAAGGTATTGTTGTCTTAGACGGGAATGGAATTATTCAAGAGACGAATGTGAAGGCAAGGATATTACTAGAAATAGAGGAAGAGGCATGTGAACTCCCTCCTAATGTCAGAAGTCTATTCAAGGAAATTGTTCAGGATACTGCAGTTGAACATCAACCGTTCACCGTTGAGATTAACGGAAGGAGTAAATCCTTTTTTATAGTAAAGCAAAAGCTTTCTTCCATCGGAAGGTACACAGAATTTCTCTTAATTCTTCAAGATATCCATGAGATTCAGTATTTAGCAGAAAAGGTGACAAAGAATCAAAAGCGTGCGTTTGATAAAATTGTTGGGACAAGTGCCCAAATAAAAGAGGTGAAGGAATACGCTTATAATGTGTCGCAATCCCCATCCACTATATTAATTCAAGGGGAAAGTGGGACAGGGAAAGAAGAGTTTGCAAAAGCGATTCATTTTTCCAGTAAACGAAAAGATCAACCCTTAGTAACTGTCAATTGTGGAGCTATTCCGGAGCATTTACTAGAAAGCGAATTGTTTGGGTATGATGCGGGGGCTTTTACAGGAGCAACGAAGAAAGGAAAGCCTGGGAAATTTGAACTTGCCAATAAAGGGACCATTTTTTTGGATGAGATCGGTGAAATGCCAGCGCTTCTCCAAGTAAAGCTGCTACGAGTGTTGCAGCAACGAGAAGTGGAGAGAGTAGGGGGAGTGACGCCAATCCCAGTTGATGTAAGAGTGATTACGGCGACAAATAGAGATTTACAGGAGATGGTGATGCAAGGAACCTTTCGGGAAGATCTCTATTATCGTCTGAATGTTATTCCTATGATTCTTCCTCCCCTCAGAGGACGAAAGGAGGATATTATCGCCCTCAGTGAGCATTTTATCTCTTCCTTTAATAAAGAATTTAATAGCAATATATTAGGTCTCGGAAAAGATGTGAAGGAATTAATGATTAATTATTCATGGAAAGGAAATGTTCGGGAGCTGAAAAACTTCATAGAATACCTTTTTAACTTCTTGTCTACTGGTTGGATAACAATGGATAGAGCAGAAGCACTAATTAGCAAAAAACTAAAGCTACAAAAGGGTGACTTCGATAAAAAGGAAATTTCTTTTTCTTTAGAGGAGATGGAGAAAGAAATGATTATAAAGGCTGTTACCCATGTAAAAAGCCAAAGTTTAAATATAGAAGATGCTAGTAGATTGTTAGGAATAGGCAGGGCTACATTATTTAGAAAAATGAACAAGTATCAAATTAAGACCTAG
- a CDS encoding Rid family detoxifying hydrolase: protein MIHLLQSTKAPAAVGPYSQAVQAHEFVYLSGMLPLCPESGTMVGESVGEQTEQVMRNIENLLLDLHLSLQDVVKTTIFLDSMDSFQTVNEIYGTYFSEHKPARSCVEVAAIPKGALVEIEVIAKLP from the coding sequence TTGATTCATTTACTTCAATCAACCAAGGCTCCCGCAGCTGTTGGGCCGTATTCACAAGCAGTACAAGCACATGAATTTGTTTATTTATCCGGTATGTTGCCGTTGTGTCCTGAAAGTGGAACGATGGTAGGAGAAAGTGTAGGAGAGCAAACCGAACAGGTGATGAGAAATATTGAGAATCTGCTGTTGGACTTGCATTTATCATTACAGGATGTTGTGAAAACCACTATTTTTCTAGATTCCATGGATTCTTTTCAAACTGTTAATGAAATTTATGGAACCTATTTTTCTGAACATAAGCCAGCAAGAAGCTGTGTTGAAGTAGCCGCTATTCCAAAAGGAGCACTGGTAGAAATCGAAGTCATTGCAAAATTACCTTAG
- the dpaL gene encoding diaminopropionate ammonia-lyase — protein sequence MQRTLQTEIHWAKNELYAPLYNPDELVFFQNEEIEKVHRLQQSHQSFTRTPLYQLKHLAKHLKVEDIQVKDESFRFGLNAFKVLGGIYAMAKFLADRLGDKVENLSFEILKSKKVKRQLGTFTFISATDGNHGRGVAWAARELGHRSVILLPKGSSEKRLAAIRAEGAEAEITDMNYDDTVRLCAEISVEKDWVIVQDTAWDGYDEIPLWIMQGYASMAKEIVEQLEEKGAKPPTHLFLQAGVGSFAGAITAFMAQFYREDPPIVIVVEPDKADCYYRSFSNKEGKREIVTGDMFTIMAGLACGEPNTRAFRILGQYAKAGFSCSDNVAALGMRLYGNPLKDDPRIISGESGAVTLGLVYHLYKNNAYQTIQKELNLNSQSRILLISTEGDTDPAHYQEVVWKGLYPN from the coding sequence ATGCAAAGAACGTTGCAAACAGAAATACATTGGGCAAAGAATGAACTTTATGCTCCTTTATATAACCCGGATGAGCTTGTTTTTTTTCAAAATGAGGAAATAGAAAAGGTTCATCGTTTACAACAATCCCATCAGTCTTTTACTAGAACCCCACTTTATCAGCTGAAGCATTTGGCAAAGCATTTAAAGGTGGAGGATATTCAAGTAAAGGACGAATCCTTCCGATTTGGACTAAATGCCTTTAAGGTCTTGGGAGGAATTTATGCGATGGCAAAGTTTTTAGCGGATAGGTTGGGCGATAAGGTAGAGAATTTATCCTTTGAGATTCTAAAGTCTAAAAAAGTAAAAAGGCAGCTGGGGACATTCACGTTTATCTCCGCTACAGACGGTAATCATGGTCGCGGAGTTGCGTGGGCTGCAAGAGAGCTTGGGCATCGATCGGTTATTCTTCTGCCTAAAGGTTCTTCTGAAAAAAGGCTGGCAGCTATTCGAGCAGAAGGAGCGGAAGCAGAAATAACAGATATGAATTATGATGACACGGTACGACTTTGTGCAGAAATATCCGTAGAAAAAGACTGGGTCATTGTTCAAGATACAGCATGGGACGGCTATGATGAAATCCCGCTTTGGATTATGCAGGGCTATGCTTCCATGGCAAAAGAGATTGTAGAACAACTCGAGGAGAAAGGGGCAAAGCCTCCAACCCACCTGTTTTTGCAAGCGGGAGTTGGTTCTTTTGCAGGAGCCATTACTGCATTTATGGCGCAATTTTATCGAGAGGATCCACCAATAGTTATCGTGGTAGAGCCAGACAAAGCGGATTGCTATTATCGTTCATTTTCCAACAAAGAAGGAAAGCGCGAAATAGTGACTGGAGATATGTTCACCATTATGGCGGGATTGGCTTGCGGCGAACCCAATACCCGGGCGTTTCGGATACTGGGACAATATGCAAAAGCAGGTTTTTCATGTTCCGATAATGTGGCTGCTCTTGGTATGCGATTATATGGCAATCCATTAAAGGATGATCCACGAATCATATCAGGTGAATCGGGGGCAGTGACGCTTGGATTAGTCTATCATTTGTATAAGAATAATGCCTATCAAACGATACAAAAAGAGTTAAACCTAAATTCCCAATCTCGTATTCTGCTTATCAGCACAGAAGGGGATACAGACCCTGCTCATTATCAGGAGGTTGTCTGGAAAGGTTTATATCCCAATTAA
- a CDS encoding YgeY family selenium metabolism-linked hydrolase yields the protein MSIHNEQNVIELCQSLVQISSYSGNEDKVAKYIQDYAKLNGFDEVVVDEYGNVLLIINGNVSGPTVLFDGHIDTVPVQSEHWTVGPFSGEIIEGKIYGRGTSDMKGAVSAMISAAIQYAEETKKEFPGKVVVSCSVHEECFEGVATRRVSELMKPDFVVIGEATNLNVNRGQRGRAEIVVETIGKPSHSSNPRKGINAVYQMMKLVAEINELPVAQHDVLGEGILELTDIKSSPYPGASVVPSLCTATFDRRLLVGETKESVLRPIQELINQLQKEDSTFKANVYYATGEERCYTGAFIRDERYFPAWLIEKEEKFLQETLAELNDTGIPAQLSHYSFCTNGSHFAGEKNIPTLGFGPSPEFLAHIDDEYIEIDQLLKATVGYKAILHALTKQKVSGKEAENYV from the coding sequence ATGTCCATTCATAATGAACAAAATGTAATTGAATTATGCCAATCCTTAGTACAAATCAGTAGTTATTCAGGAAACGAAGACAAGGTGGCGAAATACATTCAAGATTATGCAAAGCTGAACGGGTTTGATGAAGTAGTGGTAGATGAATACGGCAATGTCTTGCTCATTATCAATGGAAACGTCTCAGGGCCAACTGTATTGTTTGATGGACATATCGATACGGTACCCGTTCAATCCGAGCATTGGACAGTGGGACCATTTTCTGGAGAAATAATAGAAGGCAAAATATATGGTCGTGGCACCTCCGATATGAAGGGAGCAGTCAGTGCGATGATTTCCGCTGCAATTCAGTACGCAGAGGAGACGAAAAAAGAGTTTCCAGGAAAAGTCGTCGTCTCGTGCAGCGTGCATGAGGAATGCTTTGAAGGAGTTGCAACAAGACGGGTCAGCGAATTGATGAAGCCAGACTTTGTCGTAATAGGAGAAGCCACCAATCTAAACGTAAATCGTGGTCAGAGAGGGCGGGCGGAGATTGTGGTCGAAACGATAGGAAAGCCATCCCATTCCTCCAATCCACGTAAAGGAATAAATGCTGTTTATCAAATGATGAAGCTTGTTGCAGAAATAAACGAACTGCCAGTTGCCCAACATGATGTGCTTGGGGAAGGCATATTGGAGTTAACTGATATTAAATCCTCTCCATATCCTGGTGCATCTGTTGTTCCCTCCCTTTGTACTGCCACGTTTGACCGTCGTCTGTTAGTGGGTGAAACAAAAGAATCGGTATTACGTCCCATTCAAGAATTAATTAATCAGCTTCAGAAAGAGGATTCTACTTTTAAAGCAAATGTTTATTATGCAACGGGAGAAGAGCGATGCTATACAGGAGCTTTTATTCGTGACGAGAGATATTTTCCTGCTTGGTTGATTGAGAAGGAAGAGAAGTTTTTACAAGAAACCTTAGCAGAACTAAATGATACGGGAATACCTGCTCAACTTTCTCATTATTCCTTCTGTACAAATGGCAGTCATTTTGCAGGTGAGAAAAATATCCCTACTCTTGGATTTGGTCCATCTCCAGAATTCTTGGCGCACATTGATGACGAGTATATTGAAATTGATCAATTGTTAAAAGCAACTGTGGGTTACAAAGCTATCCTACATGCATTAACGAAACAAAAAGTATCAGGGAAGGAGGCCGAGAATTATGTATGA
- a CDS encoding amidohydrolase family protein has translation MYDLIIRNGKVIDGTGSPWYYADIAVTEGKIVKIGKLTAFQAREEYDAKNKVVSPGFIDMHTHSDLVILDQPMIEAKVRQGITTDLLGQDGIAAAPLPDQYVSAWRKNLAGLDGTPPITWDWRTVDEYLTKIEENKPSYNVAVLAPHGNIRMEVMGLENRPATPEEIKQMQVVLRRSLEEGAVGLSTGLIYPPCCFAEMEELEALCQVIAEYGVPLVIHQRSEGDEILESMQELIDMMKRCGAHLHFSHLKNCGKENWHKTPDLLRLIDQARTDGLEVTFDQYPYTAGSTMLSAILPPWAHDGGSDMMLERLADEDLRKRMISEMATALKGWDSMSKWAGWDGIIITSVETTEKQYCVGKTITQIAQIEKKEDCAEVALDLILHEKNGVGMIDFVMNEESVKMILAHPSGTIGSDGLLGGEPHPRAYGSFPRILGKYVREEKVLPLEEMIRRMTSQPARIIGLQDRGIIREGLVADLVIFDSDTIIDHATYEKPRQFSTGIELVVVNGEIIIQGEETRVKPAGKVLRRQYHEQPLKVQV, from the coding sequence ATGTATGATTTAATCATTCGAAATGGAAAGGTTATCGATGGAACTGGTTCCCCGTGGTATTACGCTGATATTGCGGTAACAGAAGGGAAAATCGTGAAAATTGGCAAGTTAACAGCGTTTCAAGCACGAGAAGAATATGATGCTAAAAACAAAGTAGTGAGTCCAGGCTTTATTGATATGCACACCCATTCTGATTTGGTCATCTTAGATCAACCAATGATAGAAGCAAAGGTGAGGCAGGGAATAACGACCGATTTGCTTGGGCAGGATGGGATAGCAGCTGCGCCTCTTCCGGATCAATATGTTTCCGCTTGGAGAAAGAATTTGGCTGGTCTGGACGGTACGCCTCCAATAACATGGGATTGGAGAACGGTAGATGAGTACCTAACAAAAATAGAGGAAAATAAACCAAGCTATAATGTTGCTGTTTTAGCCCCGCATGGGAATATTCGAATGGAAGTAATGGGTCTAGAAAACCGCCCTGCAACCCCGGAAGAAATAAAACAAATGCAGGTCGTCCTTCGCAGGTCTTTAGAGGAAGGGGCAGTGGGTCTTTCTACAGGTTTAATTTATCCGCCTTGCTGTTTTGCTGAGATGGAGGAGCTTGAAGCTTTATGCCAAGTTATTGCCGAATACGGAGTTCCTCTTGTGATTCATCAACGAAGTGAAGGAGACGAAATTTTAGAGTCCATGCAAGAGCTGATCGATATGATGAAACGCTGTGGTGCGCATCTTCATTTTTCTCACTTGAAAAATTGCGGCAAGGAAAATTGGCATAAAACACCTGACCTCCTCCGTCTTATCGATCAAGCGAGAACGGACGGCCTTGAAGTGACGTTTGATCAATATCCGTACACTGCTGGAAGCACAATGTTAAGCGCTATTCTTCCCCCATGGGCGCATGATGGGGGAAGTGACATGATGCTAGAGAGATTAGCTGATGAGGATCTTCGAAAACGAATGATAAGTGAGATGGCAACAGCCCTTAAAGGATGGGACAGTATGTCGAAGTGGGCAGGGTGGGATGGCATTATCATCACATCTGTGGAAACAACGGAGAAGCAATATTGTGTAGGCAAAACCATTACACAAATTGCACAGATAGAGAAGAAAGAAGATTGTGCAGAGGTCGCATTGGACTTAATTCTTCATGAGAAGAATGGAGTGGGGATGATTGACTTTGTGATGAATGAAGAATCGGTAAAAATGATTCTCGCACATCCATCAGGAACAATCGGAAGCGACGGATTACTTGGTGGGGAACCACATCCACGTGCATATGGTTCTTTTCCTAGAATCCTTGGAAAATATGTGAGAGAAGAGAAGGTTCTACCTTTAGAAGAAATGATTCGGCGAATGACCTCCCAACCTGCAAGAATCATTGGTTTGCAGGATCGAGGCATTATTAGGGAAGGATTAGTGGCGGATCTTGTCATTTTTGATTCAGATACGATTATAGACCATGCGACATATGAAAAACCTCGACAATTTAGCACAGGAATAGAATTGGTGGTCGTAAATGGAGAAATTATTATTCAAGGAGAGGAAACTAGAGTGAAGCCTGCAGGAAAAGTATTGCGGCGCCAGTATCATGAACAGCCTCTAAAAGTGCAGGTGTAA